In one window of Flavobacterium ginsengisoli DNA:
- a CDS encoding winged helix-turn-helix transcriptional regulator, which translates to MEETETCPAQRLLKVLSGKWKAEIFRLAVESPLRFNKLLRQIQGSNKQSLATALKELEEEGLLERVTIKLKPLHIEYNLTEKGKALIPVFQQLEGLA; encoded by the coding sequence ATGGAAGAAACAGAAACTTGTCCCGCACAAAGACTCTTAAAGGTATTATCTGGCAAATGGAAAGCAGAAATTTTTCGTTTAGCTGTAGAGTCACCTTTACGTTTTAATAAATTACTGCGTCAAATTCAAGGCTCAAATAAGCAATCTTTGGCTACAGCTTTAAAAGAATTGGAAGAAGAAGGTTTGTTGGAAAGAGTAACGATCAAACTAAAACCGCTTCATATCGAGTATAATTTAACAGAAAAAGGAAAAGCTTTAATTCCTGTTTTTCAGCAATTAGAAGGGTTGGCATAA
- a CDS encoding DUF4870 domain-containing protein, protein MNNKTLSILSYVTIIGWIIAFVKSKDLTPKSDLVRYHLKQGFGIFLVSLVINVALSIIVTIVPALYFLSYIGYVILILWIFGIINAANEQKNQFR, encoded by the coding sequence ATGAATAATAAAACCCTTTCTATTCTTAGCTATGTCACTATTATTGGTTGGATTATAGCTTTTGTTAAAAGTAAAGATTTAACACCTAAAAGTGATTTGGTGAGATACCATTTAAAACAAGGATTCGGAATTTTTCTGGTTTCTTTAGTAATAAATGTTGCCTTGTCTATTATTGTAACTATCGTTCCAGCACTTTACTTTTTAAGCTACATTGGATACGTTATTCTTATTTTATGGATTTTCGGAATCATAAATGCCGCCAACGAGCAAAAAAACCAATTCCGTTAG
- a CDS encoding LytR/AlgR family response regulator transcription factor, with protein sequence MYKTIIIEDEQRIREALSIMLEMVAPEEIQIIAYAESVEEAVKLIDRMRPDLVFMDIMLQNGTGFDVLKQISFNSFHLIFTTAYEQHAINAFKYSAIDYLLKPIDPDELKTAIERISLLQERVLEKQQLSELQNNLSKTPDRIILPTQQAMYVVKLEQIIRCETSGSYTTFFLNDGRKIMVSKPLKNYEDLLEPPMFFRIHQSHLINVNSIISYSREGMVHMNDKSVVPISRGKKSSFSN encoded by the coding sequence ATGTACAAAACTATCATTATAGAAGACGAACAACGCATTCGCGAAGCTTTATCCATCATGTTGGAAATGGTTGCGCCAGAAGAAATTCAAATTATCGCTTACGCCGAAAGTGTTGAAGAAGCTGTAAAATTAATTGACCGTATGCGACCTGATTTGGTTTTTATGGATATAATGCTTCAAAACGGAACTGGGTTTGATGTTCTAAAACAAATTTCCTTCAACTCTTTTCATCTTATTTTTACAACTGCTTACGAACAGCATGCTATTAATGCTTTCAAATACAGCGCAATAGATTATCTTCTAAAACCAATTGATCCAGATGAACTTAAAACTGCAATTGAAAGGATTTCGCTTTTACAGGAAAGAGTTTTAGAAAAACAGCAGTTAAGCGAATTGCAAAATAACCTTTCTAAAACTCCCGACCGCATTATATTGCCTACTCAACAAGCTATGTATGTAGTTAAATTAGAACAAATTATAAGATGTGAAACCTCTGGTTCTTACACCACTTTCTTTTTGAACGATGGCCGAAAAATTATGGTTTCTAAACCTTTAAAAAACTATGAAGATTTGCTGGAACCGCCAATGTTTTTCCGTATTCATCAGTCGCATTTGATCAATGTAAATTCAATTATAAGTTATTCCCGCGAAGGAATGGTTCACATGAATGACAAATCGGTTGTGCCCATTTCGAGAGGAAAAAAGAGCAGTTTTTCAAATTAA
- a CDS encoding mechanosensitive ion channel protein MscS, translated as MIIHKKTFYFLSLFLLLLFSQFNYAQQQKTVKKESRGRLFNDTTATDSDYLMAIEKAGEVLESAYNDIDFAGDTRHLFGEMKRTESKLDLILASLKGANPNVRNQQMYRIVLQEIQQELEEQNKAINAKNLDLENIKKRVIDLRKDKTLITLIKDTIRRKQFKKEFGDLRKRYVATDSLMTKNQTTLNNKKRLTVQRKISVSNALVAVEGKLEKSGISIFNKEYPSLWQINDSVAKKRVKHNIGAKIIIEENVSAYYLGYKAGGLITLCFFMGLLFWYISRNIKYLNTNGYAENLQLLNFKYLNRGVLLPILVIALNIAVVTNLYAPALFLELIQLFLLGVLIFLFKNQWSGVAMRNWLFLLGLFFALCFLDLFITIGLLQRFAFVAINVLGIRYGLVQIKTLKEELYIKGFFKWASIIFIGLNILSILYNLFGRVSLSNMLSITAFISLTQIVALSVLLKIILEIILLQIYTTRVKRGIEKMFDYESLSDTLKKPFIIVISYMWLIVIASNLNIWESLRGSLGKLLSHPNTIGSITFTLGSVVLFFIIIWAAHLLQKYVAYFFGEIDDENEENINKRQHSKLLITRLVVLISGYLLAVVCFWNAFR; from the coding sequence ATGATTATTCACAAAAAGACTTTTTATTTTCTCTCTCTATTTTTACTTCTTTTATTCTCTCAATTTAACTACGCACAACAACAGAAAACAGTTAAAAAAGAAAGCCGCGGAAGATTATTTAACGACACTACGGCTACAGATAGCGATTACTTAATGGCAATTGAAAAAGCCGGAGAAGTATTAGAATCTGCTTATAATGATATCGATTTTGCAGGTGATACGCGTCATCTTTTTGGCGAAATGAAACGTACAGAAAGTAAACTGGACTTAATTTTGGCTAGTTTGAAAGGTGCTAATCCTAATGTGCGAAACCAGCAGATGTACCGTATTGTTCTACAAGAAATTCAACAAGAACTGGAGGAACAGAATAAGGCAATTAATGCTAAAAATCTGGATCTTGAAAACATCAAAAAACGTGTAATTGATCTTCGAAAAGACAAAACTTTAATTACCTTAATAAAGGATACTATTCGCCGTAAACAATTTAAGAAAGAATTTGGAGATCTTAGAAAAAGATATGTCGCTACTGATAGTTTAATGACTAAAAACCAAACTACTTTAAACAACAAAAAACGACTTACAGTACAACGAAAAATTTCTGTTTCTAATGCTTTAGTTGCCGTTGAAGGAAAACTGGAAAAATCTGGAATTAGCATTTTCAATAAAGAATATCCTTCTTTATGGCAGATTAATGATTCTGTTGCAAAGAAAAGAGTAAAACATAATATTGGAGCCAAAATTATAATTGAAGAAAATGTATCCGCATATTATTTAGGCTACAAAGCTGGCGGACTTATTACGCTGTGTTTCTTTATGGGACTTTTGTTTTGGTATATTTCTCGAAATATTAAATATCTAAACACAAATGGTTATGCCGAAAATCTACAGCTTTTAAATTTCAAATATTTAAACCGAGGTGTTTTACTGCCAATTCTAGTTATTGCATTAAATATTGCTGTAGTTACCAATTTATACGCTCCCGCTCTATTTTTAGAATTAATTCAGCTCTTCCTTTTAGGAGTTTTAATCTTTCTTTTTAAAAATCAATGGTCTGGAGTTGCCATGAGAAATTGGCTTTTTCTTTTAGGATTATTCTTTGCGCTTTGCTTTTTGGACTTGTTTATTACAATTGGATTATTACAGCGTTTTGCTTTTGTAGCGATTAATGTTTTAGGTATTCGCTACGGATTGGTTCAAATAAAAACACTTAAAGAAGAACTTTATATAAAAGGCTTTTTTAAATGGGCAAGTATCATTTTTATTGGACTAAATATTTTATCGATTTTATATAATTTATTTGGAAGGGTTTCTCTTTCTAATATGTTAAGTATTACGGCTTTTATTTCACTTACTCAAATTGTTGCTTTAAGTGTTCTTTTGAAAATTATTTTAGAGATTATTTTACTTCAAATTTATACAACTAGAGTAAAAAGAGGAATTGAAAAAATGTTTGATTACGAAAGTTTATCAGACACTTTGAAAAAACCGTTTATCATTGTAATTAGTTATATGTGGCTAATTGTAATTGCTTCAAATTTGAATATTTGGGAATCACTTCGCGGTTCATTAGGAAAGTTATTAAGCCATCCTAATACAATTGGAAGCATTACGTTTACTTTAGGAAGCGTTGTTTTATTCTTTATTATTATTTGGGCCGCGCATTTGCTTCAAAAATATGTTGCTTATTTCTTTGGAGAAATTGATGACGAAAACGAAGAAAATATTAATAAAAGACAGCATTCTAAATTGCTTATTACACGATTGGTTGTTCTAATAAGCGGTTATCTTCTTGCTGTTGTCTGCTTCTGGAATGCCTTTAGATAA
- a CDS encoding sensor histidine kinase — protein sequence MEKETIENLATRLSLERRLLRSQMDPHFIFNALGNIQSMILQKDTIPAVSYLNKFAKLTRQILEQSRKETISLEEEIGTLKNYIELQQLRLNNSFEYAIVCDESVEEDILIPPLLIQPFIENAVEHGLKPKPKEEKGVLQINFSQQTQQRNLICTIKDNGIGLTASRKLKTNENHTSLSTTITDERLAKMQKDHPYAGFQVLERNADNGETGCIVIINIPIL from the coding sequence ATGGAAAAAGAAACCATTGAAAACCTTGCAACCAGACTTTCGTTAGAAAGAAGATTATTGCGTTCTCAAATGGATCCGCATTTCATTTTTAATGCTTTAGGAAATATTCAGAGTATGATTTTGCAGAAAGACACGATTCCGGCGGTTTCTTATTTGAATAAATTTGCCAAACTCACACGCCAGATTCTAGAACAATCGAGAAAGGAAACTATTTCTTTAGAAGAAGAAATTGGCACTTTAAAAAATTACATCGAATTGCAACAATTGCGTCTTAATAATAGTTTCGAATATGCGATTGTTTGCGATGAATCTGTTGAAGAGGATATTCTTATTCCGCCACTTTTGATTCAACCTTTTATTGAAAATGCTGTTGAACACGGATTAAAACCAAAACCAAAAGAAGAAAAAGGTGTCTTGCAAATTAATTTCTCACAGCAGACGCAACAAAGAAATCTAATTTGCACGATAAAAGACAACGGAATCGGACTTACAGCTTCAAGGAAATTAAAAACAAACGAAAATCATACCTCTCTTTCTACAACAATTACTGACGAAAGATTAGCTAAAATGCAAAAAGATCATCCATACGCTGGTTTTCAGGTTTTAGAACGAAATGCAGACAACGGAGAAACGGGCTGCATTGTTATTATTAATATTCCAATATTATAG
- a CDS encoding beta strand repeat-containing protein: MKKLYLLIFLLIFALGHMTAQTYTETFDSLTPDLPSFTSNGKTFNLTSNFGFKVASQSGLGYNGTPGFIQVADPSGEVVLGQSGSITSASGTFKVNNLWLYVTGVAEVFPNASFNGLPGSITFRGKLAGSTVFTVVRTTTGENIGYNMPGNGFTEVNFATEGGSNNTNEVIDQLEIQLSNNYDYFAIDNFTFTSVVAPSIITNPSNKTICSGANTTFSANALNATSYQWQVNTGGGFGNISDNATYFGTSSATLSITGATSSMNGYQYRCVATGSGSVNSNVATLTVPTALSSIVSANTPSDYGLNTGSATVTVSGGVTPYFYSWSPSGGTSATTSGRAPGNYILTITDSTPNGLGGCSITQAVTILESPGASTNVSSLSGFTTCTGTASPFEGFIVNAAHLTSNLDLSSPAGYEISTTSGGPYFTNLSLTPSSGNINRTIYVRLAATATGTPAGNITISSTGITTKNVALSGTVNPAVSGQISLTNVSCNGGNNGAIDLTPIGGSGTYTYNWGGGITTQDRTLLQAGTYSVTITDSNGCSQTISNIVVGQPSAALGGSTVVTNIACNGGNTGAINLTPTGGTGPYTFLWNDGVTTTEDRTGLTAGTYAVTITDSNSCQVNISNITVGQSSLITANATVTHIACHGGNTGAINLTPSGGVGPYTYSWSDGPTTEDRTGLIEGTYTVTITDSNLCSRTLSSFTVSQPSSPLGGTAIPTNTTCFGGSNGTINLTPTGGQPPYTFNWVGGASTEDRTGLSAGTYAVTITDGNGCTATVSNIVVGQPTEVIATSAGQTNILCYGYATGTATVSATGGTGIGTYTYSWSPTGGNTATATGLTAGTYIATVTDANNCQATHSFTITEPLQALTATPSGQTNILCHGSTTGSATVTAAGGGGDYTYSWAPSGGTEATATGLVCWNLHRNCY, translated from the coding sequence ATGAAAAAACTTTACCTATTAATATTCCTGCTCATTTTTGCCCTAGGGCATATGACAGCGCAGACATATACTGAAACTTTTGATAGTTTAACTCCAGATTTACCTTCTTTTACATCGAATGGAAAAACCTTCAATCTTACTTCCAATTTTGGCTTTAAGGTGGCATCACAGAGTGGTCTTGGTTATAATGGAACTCCAGGCTTTATACAAGTTGCTGACCCTTCTGGAGAGGTTGTATTAGGACAATCTGGCTCTATTACTTCTGCATCTGGTACTTTTAAAGTAAATAATCTTTGGCTTTATGTAACAGGAGTTGCTGAAGTTTTTCCGAACGCAAGTTTTAATGGACTGCCAGGAAGTATAACTTTCAGAGGAAAATTAGCTGGATCAACTGTATTTACCGTTGTGCGTACTACTACTGGTGAAAATATAGGATATAATATGCCCGGAAATGGATTTACAGAAGTAAACTTCGCAACCGAAGGCGGTTCTAATAATACAAATGAAGTTATAGATCAGTTAGAGATTCAATTAAGTAATAACTACGATTATTTTGCAATAGATAATTTTACGTTTACCAGTGTTGTAGCTCCATCAATTATCACTAACCCAAGTAATAAGACAATATGTTCTGGGGCAAATACTACTTTTTCAGCTAATGCCCTTAATGCTACAAGTTATCAATGGCAAGTTAACACTGGTGGGGGCTTTGGAAATATTTCTGATAACGCTACTTACTTTGGCACAAGTAGCGCAACACTATCTATTACTGGAGCAACGTCAAGTATGAACGGTTACCAATATCGATGTGTGGCAACAGGTTCGGGATCTGTAAATTCTAATGTCGCTACATTAACAGTTCCAACAGCACTTTCTTCTATTGTTTCAGCTAACACACCTAGTGATTATGGCTTAAACACTGGTTCTGCAACAGTTACTGTATCTGGAGGTGTTACACCTTATTTTTATTCCTGGTCTCCTAGCGGCGGTACTAGTGCTACAACATCTGGACGTGCTCCAGGAAATTACATATTAACTATTACTGACAGCACTCCAAACGGATTAGGAGGGTGTTCTATAACACAGGCTGTTACAATATTAGAATCTCCTGGAGCTTCTACTAATGTAAGCTCTTTAAGCGGATTTACAACTTGCACTGGTACAGCCTCTCCTTTTGAAGGCTTTATAGTGAACGCTGCTCACTTAACTTCAAATCTAGATTTATCATCTCCAGCAGGATATGAGATATCGACAACTTCTGGCGGACCTTACTTTACTAATTTATCATTAACACCTTCTTCAGGTAATATAAATAGAACCATATATGTACGTCTAGCAGCAACCGCTACAGGAACACCAGCTGGAAATATAACTATTTCTTCTACGGGAATAACAACAAAAAATGTGGCATTGTCTGGAACGGTAAACCCTGCTGTCTCAGGACAAATCAGTCTTACCAACGTTTCTTGTAACGGAGGAAATAATGGAGCCATAGACTTAACACCTATAGGAGGCAGTGGAACATACACTTATAATTGGGGAGGCGGAATAACAACTCAAGATAGAACGTTACTTCAAGCAGGCACCTATTCTGTTACTATTACCGACTCTAACGGTTGCAGTCAGACTATCAGCAACATAGTGGTGGGCCAACCTTCAGCAGCACTTGGCGGATCAACAGTTGTAACCAATATAGCTTGCAACGGAGGCAATACTGGAGCCATAAATCTTACCCCAACTGGAGGGACTGGACCCTATACTTTCTTATGGAATGATGGAGTAACTACAACAGAAGATAGAACAGGACTTACAGCCGGTACTTATGCTGTTACTATTACAGATTCTAATTCATGCCAAGTAAACATTAGTAACATTACTGTAGGTCAATCTTCTTTAATTACTGCGAACGCAACTGTAACTCATATTGCCTGCCATGGAGGAAATACAGGAGCAATAAACTTGACTCCTAGCGGTGGTGTTGGTCCTTATACCTACTCTTGGAGTGATGGGCCGACTACTGAAGATCGAACAGGACTTATCGAAGGCACGTACACCGTTACAATAACTGATTCTAATTTATGCTCAAGAACATTGTCTTCTTTTACAGTTAGTCAGCCTAGTTCTCCGCTTGGAGGTACTGCAATACCAACCAATACTACTTGTTTTGGAGGATCAAATGGAACCATTAACCTTACTCCAACTGGAGGTCAGCCACCTTATACTTTCAACTGGGTTGGTGGCGCATCTACTGAAGACAGAACTGGGCTTAGTGCTGGTACTTATGCTGTTACGATTACAGATGGTAATGGTTGCACCGCAACAGTAAGCAATATAGTAGTTGGTCAGCCAACAGAGGTAATTGCAACTTCAGCTGGTCAAACCAATATTTTATGCTACGGATATGCTACAGGAACTGCAACTGTTTCTGCAACAGGAGGAACTGGAATTGGAACTTATACTTACTCTTGGTCACCAACTGGAGGAAATACTGCAACAGCAACAGGGCTAACTGCCGGAACTTACATCGCAACCGTTACTGATGCTAATAATTGCCAAGCGACCCACTCATTTACGATTACAGAACCATTACAGGCTTTAACTGCAACACCATCTGGCCAAACAAATATTTTATGTCATGGATCTACAACTGGATCTGCAACTGTTACTGCTGCGGGAGGAGGAGGAGACTATACTTACTCTTGGGCTCCTTCTGGAGGAACTGAGGCTACAGCAACAGGACTAGTCTGCTGGAACTTACACCGTAACTGTTACTGA
- a CDS encoding mechanosensitive ion channel family protein gives MSASGMPLDKLSILLGALGVGVGLGLQNVVNNFVSGIILIFDKPIQVGDVVEISSESGRIKSMGLRTTKINAPNGAEIIIPNGNLLSQNITNWTYTDNFKLVEITFEINGETIPEEINTIVTETLANLPLVNNSKPSQIYYSSISDGKYKLLIKFWCSIYRTEETISSARQELYVSFKNKGLTFSS, from the coding sequence TTGTCTGCTTCTGGAATGCCTTTAGATAAGCTGAGTATTCTTCTCGGTGCTTTAGGTGTCGGTGTCGGACTTGGACTTCAGAATGTGGTAAACAATTTTGTATCGGGAATTATTTTAATTTTTGACAAACCAATTCAAGTTGGCGACGTGGTAGAAATTAGTTCTGAATCTGGCCGTATCAAATCGATGGGACTTCGTACTACTAAGATTAATGCTCCAAATGGTGCTGAAATTATTATTCCGAATGGTAACTTATTATCTCAAAATATCACCAATTGGACGTATACTGACAATTTTAAATTGGTCGAAATCACTTTTGAAATTAATGGAGAAACAATTCCGGAAGAAATTAATACAATCGTAACCGAAACGCTTGCTAATCTTCCTTTAGTAAACAATTCAAAACCATCACAAATATACTACAGTTCAATTTCTGATGGAAAGTATAAACTTTTAATCAAGTTTTGGTGCAGTATTTACAGAACAGAAGAAACGATAAGTTCAGCGAGGCAAGAACTTTATGTCAGCTTCAAAAATAAAGGTTTGACTTTCTCAAGTTAA
- a CDS encoding phage tail protein, producing MEQEYLGVIKIFAGNFAPRNFMYCAGQLLSIAQNSALFSLLGTTYGGDGITSFALPNLQGVVPIGQGQDRFGNYYALGQVAGSPTTSILTSNLPAHVHTGPGKISVSSGNSTNSVAADGASIATPGSFVSRVFTPTLGFATATPNVNLNSNVTTAPTGSNIPINNMQPYLAINYIICTAGLFPSRN from the coding sequence ATGGAACAAGAATACCTTGGAGTAATCAAAATTTTCGCAGGTAATTTCGCACCAAGAAACTTTATGTATTGTGCAGGGCAATTATTGTCTATTGCACAAAATAGTGCTTTGTTTTCACTTTTAGGCACTACTTATGGTGGAGATGGCATTACAAGTTTTGCTTTACCGAACTTGCAAGGAGTAGTACCTATTGGACAAGGTCAAGATAGATTTGGAAACTACTATGCTCTTGGTCAAGTAGCAGGTTCTCCAACAACAAGTATTTTAACATCTAATTTGCCAGCACACGTGCATACAGGACCTGGTAAAATTTCTGTAAGCAGTGGAAATTCGACAAATTCTGTTGCTGCAGATGGTGCTTCAATTGCAACCCCTGGTTCTTTTGTATCGAGAGTCTTTACACCAACATTAGGATTTGCAACAGCGACACCTAATGTAAATTTAAACAGCAATGTTACAACAGCTCCAACTGGTAGTAACATACCGATAAATAATATGCAACCTTATTTAGCTATAAACTATATTATTTGTACTGCAGGTCTTTTTCCTTCAAGAAATTAA